The following are encoded in a window of Campylobacter sp. MIT 12-8780 genomic DNA:
- a CDS encoding replication-associated recombination protein A, translated as MQNLALYFRPKKLNELCGQDELKRIFQSFLAKQKLPHSIFFGPAGCGKTSFARAVAFEFGLDFYEFDGGSFKLEELRKLFAKYENSLYKPLIFIDEIHRLSKTQQEMLLVPLENAQCILIGASTENPYFVLSSGIRSRSMLFEFKALKQEDLQALFQRVKTKLEFAIDEDAKAYLLHSSSGDARSLLNLLEYALVLDEKHISLKTLKSLRASALKDGTSSKDTHYRLASSLIKSLRGSDVDAALYYLAALIQGGESADFIARRLVIFASEDIGNADCNALVLATSTLNAVKNIGYPEARIILAQCVVYLASSIKSNSSYKAINKALAWLDENEALPILPHLDNNNPASKNYLYPHDFGGYVKQKYLAKDLKFYESKGFGDEARLLHNLKRIQSQSK; from the coding sequence ATGCAAAATCTTGCTCTATATTTTCGCCCAAAAAAGCTTAATGAGCTTTGCGGGCAAGATGAGCTTAAAAGGATATTTCAAAGCTTTTTGGCTAAACAAAAACTGCCCCATAGTATCTTTTTTGGACCAGCAGGATGTGGAAAAACCAGCTTTGCAAGGGCTGTAGCTTTTGAGTTTGGGCTTGATTTTTATGAATTTGATGGAGGAAGTTTTAAGCTTGAAGAGCTTAGAAAGCTTTTTGCAAAATATGAAAATAGCCTTTACAAGCCCTTGATTTTCATCGATGAAATTCACCGCCTTTCAAAAACCCAGCAAGAAATGCTTTTAGTGCCTTTGGAAAATGCTCAGTGTATCTTAATCGGAGCAAGCACTGAAAATCCTTATTTTGTGCTTAGTTCGGGCATACGAAGTAGAAGTATGCTTTTTGAGTTTAAGGCTTTAAAACAAGAGGATTTGCAAGCTTTGTTTCAAAGAGTAAAAACAAAGCTTGAATTTGCAATCGATGAGGACGCAAAGGCGTATTTGCTACATAGCTCAAGTGGAGATGCTCGCTCACTTTTAAATTTGCTTGAATACGCCTTAGTTCTTGATGAAAAACATATCAGCCTTAAAACGCTTAAAAGCTTAAGGGCAAGTGCTTTAAAAGATGGCACAAGCTCAAAAGATACGCATTATCGCTTGGCTAGTTCTTTGATAAAAAGTTTAAGGGGTAGTGATGTAGATGCCGCACTTTATTATCTAGCTGCTTTGATTCAGGGTGGAGAAAGTGCGGATTTTATCGCAAGACGTTTGGTGATCTTTGCAAGCGAGGATATAGGCAATGCAGATTGTAATGCCCTTGTGTTAGCAACTTCCACACTCAATGCAGTAAAAAACATAGGCTATCCAGAAGCGCGCATTATACTTGCACAATGTGTGGTGTATCTTGCAAGTTCTATCAAGTCAAACTCATCTTACAAAGCTATAAACAAAGCTCTTGCTTGGCTTGATGAAAATGAAGCTTTGCCTATACTGCCTCACTTAGACAATAACAACCCAGCTTCTAAAAACTATCTTTATCCGCATGATTTTGGTGGCTATGTGAAGCAAAAATACCTTGCAAAAGATTTGAAATTTTATGAAAGTAAGGGTTTTGGTGATGAAGCAAGGCTTTTGCATAACTTAAAAAGAATTCAAAGTCAATCAAAATAA